In Pseudoroseomonas cervicalis, the DNA window AGTCTCCAACACCCATGGCAGATAGGGACCGAACTGTCTCACGACGTTCTAAACCCAGCTCACGTACCGCTTTAATCGGCGAACAGCCGAACCCTTGGGACCTGCTCCAGCCCCGGGATGCGATGAGCCGACATCGAGGTGCCAAACCTCCCCGTCGATGTGGACTCTTGGGGGAGATCAGCCTGTTATCCCTAGAGTACCTTTTATCCGTTGAGCGATGGCCCTTCCACGCGGGACCACCGGATCACTAAGGCCGACTTTCGTCTCTGTTCGCGCTGTCGCGCTCACAGTCAGGCGGGCTTATGCCTTTGCACTCAACAGCCGATGTCCGACCGGCTTGAGCCCACCATCGCGCGCCTCCGTTACCATTTGGGAGGCGACCGCCCCAGTCAAACTGCCCGCCACGCAGGGTCCTGGCCCCGGCTATACGGGGCTCAGTTAGATGCCAGAAAGGCGCAGGGTGGTATTTCAAGGATGGCTCCGCCGAAGCTGGCGCCCCGGTTTCATAGCCTCCCACCTATCCTACACAGCCCCTTCCTGGCACCACTGCGAAGTTGCAGTAAAGGTTCATAGGGTCTTTCCGTCTGACCACGGGTACCCCGCATCTTCACGGGGAATTCAATTTCGCTGAGCCCATGCTGGAGACAGTGGGGAGGTCGTTACGCCATTCGTGCAGGTCGGAACTTACCCGACAAGGAATTTCGCTACCTTAGGACCGTTATAGTTACGGCCGCCGTTTACCGGGGCTTCGGTTCGGAGCTTGCACTCCTCCCCTTAACCTTCCGGCACCGGGCAGGCGTCAGACCCTATACGTCATCTCTCGATTTCGCAGAGCCCTGTGTTTTTACTAAACAGTCGCCACCCCCTGGTCTGTGCCACCCACCGCTGGTTGCCCAATGGTGGGTCTCGCTTATCCCGAAGTTACGCGAGTAATTTGCCTAGTTCCTTCAGCATGGTTCTCTCAAGCGCCTCGGTATACTCAACCAGTCCACCTGTGTCGGTTTCGGGTACGGTCTATATGTCAGAGCTATTTCCTGGAGTGATCTGGCAGCCTCTCCAATCCGATAAGGAGAGACAACGTTTCACACTCGTCACTTCTGACAGGCCCAGGAATATTCACCTGGTTTCCATCGGCTACGGCTGTCGCCCTCGCCTTAGGGGCCGGCTCACCCTGCGCGGATTGGCCTTGCGCAGGAACCCTTGGACTTTCGGCGAGAGGGGTTCTCACCCTCTTTGTCGCTACTCATGTCCGCATTCGCACTTCCGATACCTCCAGCAAACCTCACGGTTCACCTTCGCAGGCTTACGGAACGCTCCGCTACCGCGCTCTTACGAGCACCCAAAGCTTCGGCACGTGGCTTGAGCCCCGTTACATTTTCGCCGCAAGACAGCTATTAGACCAGTGAGCTATTACGCTTTCTTTAAAGGATGGCTGCTTCTAAGCCAACCTCCTGGTTGTTTTGGCCGTCTCACATGCTTTCCCACTTAGCCACGATTTGGGGGCCTTAGCTGTTGGTCTGGGCTGTTTCCCTCTCGACAATGGACCTTAGCACCCACTGTCTGTCTGCCAGGTAGCACTCACCGGCATTCGGAGTTCGGTAGGGTTTGGTAGGACTTTGGGTCCCCCTAGCCCTTCCGGTGCTCTACCTCCGGCGGTGTTCGCCTGACGATCTACCTCAATAGATTTCGCGGAGAACCAGCTATTTCCGAGTTTGATTGGCCTTTCACCCCTAGCCACAGCTCATCCCCGACTTTTTCAACAGGCGTGGGTTCGGCCCTCCAGTAGGTGTTACCCCACCTTCAGCCTGGCCATGGCTAGATCACTCGGTTTCGGGTCTTCTGCCTGCAACTCGGCGCCCTGTTCGGACTCGCTTTCGCTGCGCCTACACCTAACGGCTTAAGCTTGCTGCAAACAGAAACTCGCGGACCCATTATACAAAAGGTACGCCGTCACTCCACGAGGGAGCTCCGACTGCTTGTAGGCGTTCGGTTTCAGGTCTCTTTCACTCCCCTTGTCGGGGTGCTTTTCACCTTTCCCTCACGGTACTTGTGCACTATCGGTCACCAAGGAGTATTTAGGCTTAGAGGGTGGTCCCCCTATGTTCAGACAGGGTCTCACGTGCCCCGCCCTACTCAAGGATCTTTGCAAGTCTTTCGCCTACGGGGCTATCACCCGCTCTGGCCAGACTTTCCAGACTGTTCGACTGAACTTGCAAAGACCACTGGCCTGGTCCCCTTTCGCTCGCCACTACTCGGGGAATCTCTGTTGATGTCTTTTCCTCCGGCTACTGAGATGTTTCAGTTCACCGGGTTCGCCTCCCGACCCTATGTATTCAGGCCGGGATCTCCCTAAGGAGGGGTTGCCCCATTCGGACATCCGCGGATCAACGATCGCTCGCATCTCCCCGCGGCTTATCGCAGCGTGCCACGTCCTTCATCGCCTCTTGGTGCCAAGGCATCCACTGAACGCCCTTCTCATACTCATCTCGTCACCGCCCGCACGCAGGACCAAGCCGCACCCGAAAGCGCGTCTCGCCCTTGCATGTCCAATCGGACAGCAACGCAACACCGAGACACTCACTCCTGACAAGGAAGTCAGCCTTGCCAGGCACTCGATATCACCAAATCAGATTCACTTGTAAAACAGCGCGGATCACCCCGATGATTGCTCATCGTGATGGGGTTTTCCGGAAGCTTATCCTTGTCCTGGAGGCGATCGGATTCGAACCGACGACCCCCTGCTTGCAAAGCAGGCGCTCTCCCGCTGAGCTACGCCCCCACGGGATGACCAGACCAGCCGTTAGAGCTGGCCCGTATGGGCCAGGGAGGACTTGAACCTCCGACCCCACGCTTATCAAGCGTGTGCTCTAACCAACTGAGCTACTGGCCCAAACCAAGCAAACCGCTTCGCCAAGCCGCGGCTTTCGCCGCAGGGGAAGGATGCGCGGCCGGCGCTCCATGCTCTCGCATGTGGCGCGGCCGGATGTGACCTTGGATCAAGTATTGGCGTCTGGCCCTGGCATCCACCGGGGCCGAAATCTTGGAGACGGTATCTTATCGGAGCTTCGCAACCGGAGAGGAGACCTCTCCACCTCGCGATGCTTCCTTGAAAGGAGGTGATCCAGCCGCAGGTTCCCCTACGGCTACCTTGTTACGACTTCACCCCAGTCACTGACCCTACCGTGGCAGGCTAGCTCCTTGCGGTTACCGCACCTGCTTAAGGTAGAACCAACTCCCATGGTGTGACGGGCGGTGTGTACAAGGCCCGGGAACGTATTCACCGCGGCGTGCTGATCCGCGATTACTAGCGATTCCACCTTCACGCAGCCGAGTTGCAGGCTGCGATCTGAACTGAGACGGCTTTTTGGGATCGGCTCGACATCGCTGCCTGGCTTCCCATTGTCACCGCCATTGTAGCACGTGTGTAGCCCAGCCCATAAGGGCCATGAGGACTTGACGTCATCCCCACCTTCCTCCGGCTTGTCACCGGCAGTTCCTCTAGAGTGCCCACCCAAACGTGCTGGCAACTAAAGGCGAGGGTTGCGCTCGTTGCGGGACTTAACCCAACATCTCACGACACGAGCTGACGACAGCCATGCAGCACCTGTGCGTCCGGTCCCTTGCGGGAAAAGCTCATCTCTGAGCCGGTCCGAACCATGTCAAGAGCTGGTAAGGTTCTGCGCGTTGCTTCGAATTAAACCACATGCTCCACCGCTTGTGCGGGCCCCCGTCAATTCCTTTGAGTTTCAACCTTGCGGCCGTACTCCCCAGGCGGTGCGCTTACCGCGTTAGCTACAACACTGAGGTTCTAGGAACCCCAACATTCAGCGCACATCGTTTACGGCGTGGACTACCAGGGTATCTAATCCTGTTTGCTCCCCACGCTATCGCGCCTCAGCGTCAGAAATGGACCAGGTTGCCGCCTTCGCCACCGGTGTTCTTCCCAATATCTACGAATTTCACCTCTACACTGGGAATTCCACAACCCTCTTCCATCCTCTAGCACTCCAGTCTTAAGCGCAGTCCCCAGGTTGAGCCCAGGGCTTTCACGCCTAACTTGGAGCGCCGCCTACGCGCCCTTTACGCCCAGTAATTCCGAGTAACGCTAGCCCCCTTCGTATTACCGCGGCTGCTGGCACGAAGTTAGCCGGGGCTTCTTCTGCGGGTACCGTCATCATCGTCCCCGCCGAAAGGGCTTTACGATCCGAAGACCTTCTTCACCCACGCGGCATTGCTGGATCAGGCTTGCGCCCATTGTCCAATATTCCCCACTGCTGCCTCCCGTAGGAGTCTGGGCCGTGTCTCAGTCCCAGTGTGGCTGGTCGTCCTCTCAGACCAGCTACCGATCGTCGCCTTGGTAGGCCTTTACCCCACCAACTAGCTAATCGGACGCAGGTTACTCCAAAGGCGCATCGCTGCTTTGGCCCTCAGGCCGTATGCGGTATTAGCTCCAGTTTCCCGGAGTTATCCCCCACCTCTGGACACATCCCTACGCGTTACTCACCCGTCCGCCACTGACATTGCTGCCCGTGCGACTTGCATGTGTTAAGCATGCCGCCAGCGTTCACTCTGAGCCAGGATCAAACTCTCAAGTTCATCAGTCCACCACCAGGACTAAACCCAGCAGCAAACCTCGAGGTCTCCAAAACCCACAAACGCCAACACCCAAAGCCAAGACCATCACCCCAACCAGCATCCCAAGCCAGGCCAAAACCCAACCCGAACGCCAGCCGCGCATCCCACCCTCAACCCAAACCCAACCCAACCAAGGATCAAGCCCAGATCAAAGCAAAACACACCAGAGCAACAGCCCATAAACTCCAGGCTACTCTCCACTGTCTTCCAGAAAACCCGATGCAATTTTAAATCAACATCGCCAGGAAAACTCTCAACCGGCACTGGAACTTCCAGGCAACCAACCGTCGCCCGTCAAACCCAACCACCAGCCAATCATCGTCCGTTCGCCGTTCAGCAGCGCCAACCGGCGGCGTGGAGGGGCTTATATGGGCCCCCACGCCGGGCGTCAAACGGGATTCTGAGATTTTCCGCCTGCGATACGATCGGCCAGCGCCGCCGCCTGGGCGCGGATCTCCGGCACCGCCGTCACCTCCCACAGCCTGCCGCGGGTCAACGGGCCCAGCACAGACAGGCCCGGCACAGGCTGCCCGGCGGCATCCAGCGCGCGGTCCGCGGCATCCGTCGCCAGGCCCAGCTGCAGCGCATCCGGCGCCAGCCGGCCATCGGTCAGCAGGCCCAGCAGCGGCTCGGCTCGCTTCCAGGCCTGGCCACCCTCCGGCCCGGTGCACAGGATGATGCGGGCGACGTGCCGCACCGCCTCCCCGCCACCGCGGCGGCGCAGCGTGGCGCGCACCCCCTCCCCCTCGGGCTCCCAGCGCAGCAGCCGGGCGGCCATGCCCTGCAGGGCGCCGCTCTCCAGCGCCTCGGCCAGGCGCGCCGCCACCTCGGGCGCCAGCCGGTGCCGGTGCAGGTTCCAGGCGCTGCGGGCATGGCGCTGGAAGCGGGCGCGCTCGGCGGCCGGCCAGCCCTGCCAGATGCGCTGCACCTGCGGCCGCACCCCGTCCAGCACCGCCTGCCAGGGCTGGCCCTCCGCCATGGCCTGGCGGGCGGCGGCGCGCACCCGGCGCCACAGCGCCAGCACCCCCTCGCCCTCCGGCAGCTCGACCGGGCGCGGCGGCGGGAAGGCCCCGGTGACATGGGACAGCGGCCGCCAGCCATGGCGCGAGATCGCCAGCACCGGGCCGCGATGCCCCTGCTCCCTCAGCGCCAGCAGCACATCGACCATGGTCAGCCCCTGGCCGACCAGCAGCACCGGCGCCTCCGGCGCCAGGCCGCGCACCGCGTCAGGATCCCAGGGATCGCCCCAGCAGAGCGGCGGCGCGCCGGCGCCCGGCCCGGCGGCGAAGCCGCCCACCGCCAGCACGACCTCGTCCACCACCTCCTGCCCGCCGGCGGCATCGGTCACCAGCAGCCCGCCGCCGGCGCGGGGCGTCAGCGCCGTCACCGCCTGCGCCCGGTGCTCCAGCGCCGGGTCGGCCGCCGCCGCGGCGCGCCACTGCTCCCGCAGATAGCGCCCATAGGTGGCGCGCGGCGCGAAGACCGGCGGGCTGGCCGGCACGCCCAGCCATTCGGCGAAATGGCCGGGCCGGTCGGGGAACAGGCTCATGCCCATGGCCGGCACGTTCAGCAGATGCGCCGGCTCCGCGGTGCCATAGGCCAGGCCCGGCCCGGGCGCGCCCGGCTCATACAGCACCACCCGGGCGCGGCCCCGCAGCTGCAGCGCCAGCGCCACGCCGGAAAAGCCGCCCCCCAGGATCGCCACCACCTTCTGCCGACGCGTCATGCGGAACCTTCTTGTCTGGCGGCGGGGCCCGGAGGACGCGCAGCGGGGGCGGCACCGGCCGCGCCGGGGGAAGCGCGGGTCACGGGCCCGCGGGAAGACGGAGGAAAGGGGACGGAAAACGGGCCCTGCCCCGCAACGGCAGGCGGCGGCCGGGCCAGGGGCCGCGCATGGCCTAGCCCCGCCGCGCCGGCGCGCGGCTCAGGCCGCGGGCGGCCAGCGCCGCCTCATAGGCGGCCCAGCGCTCGGCCTGCTCGGCGCCCAGCCGGTACAGATAGTCCCAGCTGTAGATGCCGCTGTCATGCAGGTCGTCGAAGACCAGCCTTATGGCGTAATGCCCGACCGGCTCGATGCGCAGGATGCCCACCTCGGCGCGGCCGGAGACCAGCTTCTTCTGGCCCGGCCCATGGCCCTGCACCTCGGCCGAGGGGCTTTCGACCCGCAGATACTCGGCGGTCAGGGAGAATTGCGCCCCGTCATCGAAGCGCAGCTCCAGCCGC includes these proteins:
- a CDS encoding FAD/NAD(P)-binding protein is translated as MTRRQKVVAILGGGFSGVALALQLRGRARVVLYEPGAPGPGLAYGTAEPAHLLNVPAMGMSLFPDRPGHFAEWLGVPASPPVFAPRATYGRYLREQWRAAAAADPALEHRAQAVTALTPRAGGGLLVTDAAGGQEVVDEVVLAVGGFAAGPGAGAPPLCWGDPWDPDAVRGLAPEAPVLLVGQGLTMVDVLLALREQGHRGPVLAISRHGWRPLSHVTGAFPPPRPVELPEGEGVLALWRRVRAAARQAMAEGQPWQAVLDGVRPQVQRIWQGWPAAERARFQRHARSAWNLHRHRLAPEVAARLAEALESGALQGMAARLLRWEPEGEGVRATLRRRGGGEAVRHVARIILCTGPEGGQAWKRAEPLLGLLTDGRLAPDALQLGLATDAADRALDAAGQPVPGLSVLGPLTRGRLWEVTAVPEIRAQAAALADRIAGGKSQNPV
- a CDS encoding DUF971 domain-containing protein, translating into MPVPVEIRLRQAERRLELRFDDGAQFSLTAEYLRVESPSAEVQGHGPGQKKLVSGRAEVGILRIEPVGHYAIRLVFDDLHDSGIYSWDYLYRLGAEQAERWAAYEAALAARGLSRAPARRG